Proteins encoded within one genomic window of Terriglobia bacterium:
- a CDS encoding phage integrase SAM-like domain-containing protein: MEHPVLAAKPPTHQPVVAEVQTAPHRITIKESVESFLEDEEGRHLRKGTTGQSKTLLQHQLIPWAHQQGLRYLDQLTVSVLARFRAHWSKDLENCQNTARRKHERLCGFFHFCIRSEWLNKNPARLLKPIKVNRVPTGYYTRDEFARIVDATYAYGNWKGGHDFEHRGK; this comes from the coding sequence ATGGAACATCCCGTCCTGGCAGCTAAGCCGCCAACACACCAGCCTGTTGTTGCAGAGGTCCAAACAGCGCCGCACAGAATCACGATCAAGGAATCGGTCGAGTCGTTTCTTGAGGATGAGGAAGGGCGACATTTGCGGAAGGGAACAACAGGACAGAGCAAGACTCTGCTGCAACATCAGTTGATACCTTGGGCTCACCAACAGGGGCTTAGGTATCTCGACCAGTTGACGGTCTCAGTCTTGGCTCGATTCCGCGCGCACTGGAGTAAGGATCTTGAGAACTGCCAGAATACCGCGCGGAGGAAGCACGAACGGCTCTGTGGCTTTTTTCACTTTTGCATCCGCAGCGAGTGGCTGAACAAGAACCCTGCCCGGCTGTTAAAACCGATCAAGGTTAACCGAGTGCCAACCGGATATTACACGCGCGATGAGTTCGCCCGCATTGTCGACGCGACGTATGCATACGGGAACTGGAAGGGCGGTCACGACTTTGAACACCGAGGTAAATGA
- a CDS encoding site-specific integrase encodes MRWGGLAITDAVTLERAKLTRDGKLFLYRAKTGTPVYVPLPAEVAQLLREIPNSNPRYFFWSGMGERESAKKSWDKSLRRVFQSANLREPDGTPKRCTAHMCRDTFAVELLLSGVPLDQVSLLLAHDSIKVTEKHYAPFVKARQEQLEASVRLAWRNMSGIAASAESRPGGLSRPD; translated from the coding sequence ATGCGTTGGGGAGGATTGGCGATTACTGACGCCGTGACTCTTGAACGGGCAAAGCTTACGCGAGACGGAAAGCTATTTCTGTATCGTGCAAAGACAGGTACTCCGGTCTACGTGCCGCTGCCTGCGGAGGTAGCACAACTGCTTCGAGAGATTCCTAACTCCAATCCACGTTACTTCTTTTGGTCGGGAATGGGCGAAAGAGAGAGCGCCAAGAAATCTTGGGACAAGAGCCTTCGCCGGGTGTTTCAGAGCGCGAACCTGCGCGAACCCGACGGAACTCCCAAACGATGCACCGCCCACATGTGCCGGGATACGTTTGCCGTGGAGCTGCTGCTTTCCGGCGTGCCCCTTGATCAGGTCTCTTTGCTGCTCGCCCACGACAGCATCAAGGTGACAGAAAAACACTATGCTCCATTTGTCAAAGCCCGCCAGGAACAACTTGAAGCAAGCGTTCGACTTGCGTGGCGCAACATGAGCGGAATTGCTGCCTCAGCCGAATCGCGGCCAGGGGGCCTGTCCCGACCAGACTAG
- a CDS encoding MoxR family ATPase, with amino-acid sequence MFSSPPQAREALDSIGYITDDITATVVYLGAKLNKPVLLEGPPGSGKTELAYAIAKATGTEVERLQCFEGINEEKAIGKFDEALQRLAVELRSKSGPVEWEQLKQEVHGLEFSVPVHSSWLCNTRSGAYCLSMSSTRFPKLSRPCCLNYFLFGS; translated from the coding sequence TTGTTTTCCTCACCCCCGCAAGCCCGAGAAGCCCTTGACTCAATTGGATACATCACTGATGACATAACCGCCACGGTTGTGTACCTCGGAGCCAAGCTGAATAAGCCTGTCCTGCTTGAAGGACCGCCAGGCAGCGGGAAGACCGAACTTGCCTATGCCATTGCCAAGGCGACGGGCACAGAAGTTGAACGATTGCAGTGCTTTGAAGGCATCAACGAAGAGAAGGCCATCGGCAAGTTTGATGAAGCGTTGCAGCGGTTGGCTGTGGAGCTGCGATCCAAGTCAGGACCGGTTGAATGGGAACAACTCAAACAGGAAGTGCACGGGTTGGAGTTTTCAGTGCCGGTCCACTCCTCCTGGCTCTGCAATACCCGAAGCGGTGCGTACTGCTTGTCGATGAGCTCGACAAGGTTTCCCAAGCTTTCGAGGCCATGTTGCTTGAACTACTTTCTGTTTGGCAGTTGA